A region of Canis lupus familiaris isolate Mischka breed German Shepherd chromosome 38, alternate assembly UU_Cfam_GSD_1.0, whole genome shotgun sequence DNA encodes the following proteins:
- the OR10R3C gene encoding olfactory receptor family 10 subfamily R member 3C (The RefSeq protein has 2 substitutions compared to this genomic sequence), whose product MANSSRVTEFLLLGFSSFGELQPVLFVLFLSLYLIILSGNFTIISVIRLDRSLHTPMYFFLCVLSTSEVFYTIVILPKMLINLLSVLRTLSFTSCATQMFFFLGFGITNCLLLGVMGYDRCTAICQPLRYPVLMSWRVCAQLAATCIVSGFLVSLVGTTLVFSLPFCGSNRVNHYFCDISPVIRLACAETYINELVIFVCGVLVLVVPLIFICISYGFIVRTILKIPSADGKRKAFSTCASHLIVVIVHYGCASSVYLRPSAKSSSGKDRLVTVTYTIITPLLNPMVYSLRNKDVQLAIRKVIGKTAVSLKTL is encoded by the coding sequence ATGGCCAATTCTTCCCGGGTCACTGAGTTCCTGCTGCTCGGTTTCTCCAGCTTTGGCGAATTGCAACCTGTGCTCTTTGTGCTCTTTCTCGGCCTCTACTTGATCATCCTGAGTGGAAACTTCACCATCATCTCCGTCATCCGCCTGGACCGCAGCCTCCACACGCCCATgtacttctttctctgtgtcctgtcCACCTCGGAAGTCTTCTACACAATTGTTATCCTGCCCAAGATGCTTATTAACCTGCTCTCTGTCCTCAGGACACTCTCCTTCACCAGCTGTGCCACACAGATGTTCTTCTTCCTTGGCTTCGGGATCACGAACTGCCTGCTTCTGGGAGTTATGGGTTATGACCGCTGCACTGCCATCTGCCAGCCTTTGCGCTACCCCGTTCTCATGAGCTGGAGGGTGTGTGCACAGCTGGCAGCAACTTGTATTATCAGTGGCTTCCTGGTATCTCTGGTGGGAACAACGTTGGTCTTCAGCCTCCCTTTCTGTGGCTCCAATAGGGTCAACCACTACTTCTGTGACATCTCCCCAGTCATCCGACTTGCCTGTGCTGAAACCTACATCAACGAGCTGGTCATCTTCGTCTGTGGTGTCCTGGTGCTTGTTGTGCCTTTGATCTTCATCTGTATCTCTTATGGCTTCATTGTCCGCACCATCCTGAAGATCCCATCTGCTGATGGCAAGCGAAAAGCCTTCTCCACCTGCGCCTCCCATCTTATTGTGGTCATCGTCCACTATGGCTGTGCCTCCTCCGTCTACCTGCGGCCCTCAGCCAAATCCTCATCAGGTAAAGACAGGCTGGTGACAGTGACCTACACTATCATCACCCCACTGTTGAACCCTATGGTATACAGCCTTAGGAACAAAGATGTACAGCTGGCCATTCGGAAAGTGATTGGGAAGACTGCGGTTTCTCTTAAGACTTTATAG